The sequence below is a genomic window from Persephonella sp..
TTAAACCTTTTTGCATGTTTAATTATTATCAAATTTCCATAAGCCTTTATACTGTCACCTGCAAATATAACCTTTCCATCTTCCGCAGCCTTTATAGGAGAAGAACATTCTGTTTTTATATCAATTCCCAGATGTCTTTTTTTTGCATTATTAACGAACCGATTTATAACCTTTCCTTCAACGGGCCATATAAAACCAAAGGGAACTGTTCTTCTTTTTACAACTTCCTCAACATAAGTTACTTCTCTTTTTTCAACTTTTAATCTCTGCCCAGGTCTAATAATGTAAGGTTTTTTCAGGTTATTCAGCTTTATTAATCTGCTTACTGTGGTGTTGTATTTCTGGGCTATTTTTGAAAGACTGTCTCCCTTTTTTACCCTGTATCTGATTATCCTTTTGGTAACAATTTTTTTCTTTTTTATGTAAAAGCTTTTTTTGTTTGTAGATTTTTTGATCTTTCCTTCTTTTATACATAGAACCTGTCCAACATAAAGTCTGTCTGATTTAAGATTGTTTATTTTCTTTAGATCTTTTACCCATACCCGATATTTTTTGGCTATTTTTATGAGAGATTCCCCTTTTTTTACTTTATGTTTGAGGACACATTTATAAGAAGACCTTTTTTTCCCTTTAACAGGTATTTTTAGCTTCTGACCCGGTCTTATGATATACGGCTTTTTCAGGTTGTTCACCTGTATTAAGCTTTTTACAGATACACCATATTTTTTCGCTATTTTGCCTAAATTATCTCCTTTTTTAACCGTGTATGTTAGAGCAGATGAGGTTGAAACAATAATGAAAAATAAGGCAAGAACACTAATAAAGGATCTCAA
It includes:
- a CDS encoding LysM peptidoglycan-binding domain-containing M23 family metallopeptidase; its protein translation is MRSFISVLALFFIIVSTSSALTYTVKKGDNLGKIAKKYGVSVKSLIQVNNLKKPYIIRPGQKLKIPVKGKKRSSYKCVLKHKVKKGESLIKIAKKYRVWVKDLKKINNLKSDRLYVGQVLCIKEGKIKKSTNKKSFYIKKKKIVTKRIIRYRVKKGDSLSKIAQKYNTTVSRLIKLNNLKKPYIIRPGQRLKVEKREVTYVEEVVKRRTVPFGFIWPVEGKVINRFVNNAKKRHLGIDIKTECSSPIKAAEDGKVIFAGDSIKAYGNLIIIKHAKRFNTVYGHVGKIAVKEGQTVKKGDVIGFTGKLNNSDLCGVYFEIRKNAVPVDPLVFLSKKNDSKKLN